The following coding sequences are from one Acidimicrobiales bacterium window:
- a CDS encoding alpha/beta fold hydrolase has product MGDRLILLHGFTQTGRSWQPVVDRLELGPGYDVIAPDLPGHGMNGDKHLSLGGAARILAATYGLSSWVGYSLGGRHALHVAMLRPDAVRSLVLIGATAGIRDPQERATRRTDDHKLASWIEQQGVEPFLDWWLQRPLFAHLTPEQADRDDRMRNAESGLAASLRLAGTGAQESLWDQLPLLSERRIPVLVLAGEHDPKFRAIGERMAEAIGRFARFEVVPGAGHSVPREQPEWVAGRLSHWLRNLPPVPDHTASGPTAAGRDGRGGDGGDRGDDGGRRPSLPVWPPAE; this is encoded by the coding sequence GTGGGCGATCGCCTCATCTTGTTGCACGGCTTCACCCAGACCGGCCGCTCGTGGCAGCCCGTGGTCGACCGCCTCGAGCTCGGACCTGGCTACGACGTCATCGCGCCCGACCTGCCCGGGCACGGCATGAACGGCGACAAGCACCTGTCGTTGGGCGGTGCCGCCCGCATCCTCGCCGCCACGTACGGCCTGTCGTCGTGGGTCGGCTACTCGCTCGGCGGGCGCCACGCGCTCCACGTGGCCATGTTGCGGCCCGATGCCGTCCGCTCGCTCGTGCTGATCGGCGCCACCGCCGGGATCCGCGATCCGCAAGAGCGCGCCACCCGGCGCACCGACGACCACAAGCTCGCCAGCTGGATCGAGCAACAAGGCGTCGAGCCGTTCCTCGACTGGTGGCTCCAACGGCCGCTGTTCGCCCACCTCACGCCGGAACAAGCCGACCGCGACGATCGCATGCGCAACGCCGAGTCCGGTCTGGCAGCGAGCTTGCGTCTTGCCGGGACCGGCGCCCAGGAATCGCTGTGGGACCAGCTTCCGCTGCTCAGCGAGCGCCGGATCCCGGTGCTGGTGCTCGCGGGCGAGCACGACCCCAAGTTCCGGGCGATCGGCGAGCGCATGGCCGAAGCCATTGGTCGCTTCGCCCGCTTCGAGGTCGTGCCCGGCGCGGGCCATTCCGTGCCGCGTGAACAACCCGAGTGGGTGGCAGGGCGATTGTCGCACTGGTTGCGGAACTTGCCGCCGGTACCCGACCACACGGCGTCCGGCCCCACCGCCGCAGGCCGAGACGGGCGTGGAGGTGACGGCGGAGATCGAGGCGACGACGGCGGGCGACGGCCGTCCCTGCCGGTGTGGCCACCGGCCGAGTAA
- a CDS encoding 1,4-dihydroxy-2-naphthoate polyprenyltransferase, giving the protein MQPVAPPAALTSRLEVWLAGARPRTLPAAVVPVAVGTSAAVGVTSGGIIWWRFVAAMVVSLALQVGTNYANDYSDGVRGTDHDERRVGPVRLVGQGLAEPRRVKIAAFAAFGVAGIAGLALTLAVGWVLLIVGAASIAAGWFYTGGPRPYGYAGFGELFVFVFFGVVATAGSAYVQTEHVTLLAVAASVPVGMLATALLVTNNLRDIPGDTESGKRTVAVRIGDRATRWLFIGLLEAAIVAVAVVALAGHRRWGLLGLAALPLAVRPIGRVRGGARGPDLIAVLGDTGRVQLVCGLLFALGLALSG; this is encoded by the coding sequence GTGCAGCCTGTCGCGCCTCCCGCCGCTCTCACCTCGCGCCTCGAGGTGTGGCTGGCCGGCGCCCGCCCCCGCACCCTGCCCGCCGCGGTGGTGCCCGTTGCCGTGGGCACCTCAGCAGCCGTCGGGGTGACCAGCGGCGGCATCATCTGGTGGCGGTTCGTGGCGGCGATGGTGGTGTCGCTCGCGCTCCAAGTCGGCACCAACTACGCCAACGACTACAGCGACGGCGTGCGCGGTACCGACCACGACGAGCGCCGCGTGGGGCCGGTGCGCTTGGTTGGCCAAGGCCTTGCCGAGCCTCGACGCGTGAAGATCGCGGCGTTCGCGGCGTTCGGCGTGGCGGGCATCGCCGGCTTGGCGCTCACGCTCGCGGTGGGCTGGGTGCTGCTGATCGTCGGCGCGGCCAGCATCGCCGCGGGCTGGTTCTACACCGGCGGACCGCGGCCGTACGGGTACGCGGGCTTCGGCGAGCTGTTCGTGTTCGTGTTCTTCGGCGTGGTGGCGACCGCTGGCTCGGCGTACGTGCAGACCGAGCACGTCACGTTGTTGGCGGTGGCGGCGTCGGTGCCGGTTGGGATGTTGGCGACGGCGCTGTTGGTCACCAACAACTTGCGGGACATCCCAGGTGACACCGAGTCGGGCAAGCGGACGGTCGCCGTCCGCATCGGCGACCGCGCCACCCGCTGGTTGTTCATCGGCCTGCTCGAGGCAGCCATCGTCGCCGTTGCGGTGGTGGCACTCGCCGGCCACCGTCGATGGGGGTTGCTGGGGCTCGCCGCACTGCCGCTTGCGGTGCGCCCCATCGGCCGGGTCCGCGGCGGGGCTCGCGGGCCGGACTTGATCGCCGTTCTCGGCGACACCGGCCGCGTGCAACTGGTGTGCGGCCTGCTGTTCGCGCTCGGTCTGGCCCTGTCGGGCTGA